In Topomyia yanbarensis strain Yona2022 chromosome 2, ASM3024719v1, whole genome shotgun sequence, one DNA window encodes the following:
- the LOC131685895 gene encoding large ribosomal subunit protein bL33m, producing the protein MFITNILLKKAKSKNILVLMESAVSGHQFTKIRERLADKLELIRFDPYIQRNSLYKERRRVRSLN; encoded by the exons ATGTTTATCAccaatattttattgaaaaaggCGAAGAGCAA GAATATTCTCGTGCTGATGGAAAGTGCCGTCAGTGGACATCAGTTTACGAAGATTCGCGAGCGTTTGGCTGATAAACTGGAGCTGATTCGCTTCGATCCGTACA TACAACGCAACAGCCTCTACAAAGAACGCAGACGTGTCAGAAGCTTAAATTAG